In Hemiscyllium ocellatum isolate sHemOce1 chromosome 23, sHemOce1.pat.X.cur, whole genome shotgun sequence, the sequence aaattcatgactagaaaatgtttggagggacatgggcaggtgcaactagtttagtctgggattatgttctgcatggactggttggactaaatgatctgtttctgtgccttAGGACTCCAAGTGATCTGAGGTGAGAAGGTTCAGAATCTGCAGACATACAGatgaggaaccacaaagggaaATAAAAACCCGAATGAGAGTTGTGTATGGGCCTCCTAGCAGTAGTCcagatgtggggaagaaaataaaaccAGGAGACAGAAAATGCATGCAAGAAAGACACTATTACAGGGTCTATtgagggacttcaatatgcaggtggactaggAAAATCAGGGTGGTTGTGATCAAGAAAAGGAACTTATGGAATATTTACAGGATGGTTTCTCTGGAGCAGCTTGTGGCTGAGCCCatgggaacaggcaattctggatttggtgatgcttaatgaggcagacttgattagggagctgaagATGAAGGAAACCCtaggggacagtgaccataatacaataaaatTCACCGAGGGTTGAGGGGGAGAAACTATAATCAgatgtaacggtattacagctgagtAAAGTTAACTACAAAgtcatgagggaggagctgaccagaattGATTGGAAAGGGAGTCTATCACAGAAGATAGTGGAGCagagtaattcaggaggcacaccAGAAGTTCATCTTAAGGAACATGAAACATATTAAGGCAaggacaaccatggctgacaagggatcTGAGGAACAGCAAATACACAagagaaaaagcatacaatgttgtgaagccaaaggattgggaaaCCTTTCAAAGATCagtagaggataactaaaaagtaacagcgttggggggggggggggggaatgacaTACACAACATGAGGGTAAAAAATAGACAAGGAATTTTTACACTCTATGAAAAGGTGACAGGAGTGATCACTGAActtaggcagcatggtggctcagtggttagcactgctgcctcacagcgccagagactcgggttcgattccagcctcagttgaccggagtttgcacattctccccgtgtctgtgtgggttgcctctgggtgctccagtttcctcccacaatccaacgatttgcaggttaggtgaattggccatgctacattgcttGTAGCGTTAGGTGCACTgggaagtgagtctgggtgggttactcttcagaaggtcaatgtggacttgttgagccaaatggcctgtagggaatctaatctaaaaataaattaggctggagaagtagtaataggGAAACCATGAAATGATGGACAAACTGAATAAGTACTCTGCATTAATTTACATTGAAAGACACCggtagcataccagaacttcaaaagATTCAGGGGGCAAaagtgagtgtagtggccattaCTATGGAGCACAAACTGTGGAAGTGGAAAGGCCTGAGGTGGATaagtcacctggaccagatggactacatcccaaagttctgaaggagatagataAGAAGATTATGGAGGCACAAgtgctgatctttcaggaatcagtggAGTCAGAGAGGAtctcagaggattggaaaatggctaatgtaatacCTCTATTTAAGAAAGAAGGGAGGTAGAAGGGAACTTTAACAGCCAGTTAGCCTGTCCCTGATCGGTGGTAAGATATGAGAGTCCATTATTACAGATGAGATtgcggagtacttggaagtgcatggtcagagtcagcacagcttcatcaagggaaggtcatgcctgaaaaatctgttagaattctttgaggtggtaataagcaagttagacaaaggagagccagtagtagtgatctatttggatttccagaaggcctttgacaaggtgctacataggaggctgctaaataagacaaGAGCCCACGGTGTTATGGACAAGTACTGGTATTGATAGAggactggctgactggcagagaCTGACAGCGCGGATAAAGGGGCTCATTTTCAAGCTGGAAGCTGGTGACTGGTACGGTTCCTCAGGAGTCAGGATTGGAACTGCAGCTATTCACATGAACAATgtggatgaagaaactgagggcactgttgtgaagtttgaagatgacacaaagataagtggagagacaggtagtgttgagcGAGCAGGGAGGCTGCTGAGGGACTTGGACAACTTAAGAATGCGCAAAGAAGTGGCTGACAGAATACAACGTGGAAAAGCGTGAGATAcatactttggtagaaagaatagaggcatagactattttcttaatggggaaaggctttggaaatctgaagcacaaagggacataggtatcctggttcaggattctcaTATGGTTAACAGGCACATTCAGATAGCAGTCAGGAAAGAAAATGAGAAGAGCCAGAATACAAGAGTAGAGATGTATGGTTGaggctgtataaaactctggtcagATTGCACTTGGAATatggtgagcagttttgggcctcctatctgaggaaggatgcgctgaccttggagggggtccagaggagcttTACTTTATTTACGTTAATTTACCgttaaattaacctgttggactacgtGTAACTGGACAAGAGGATGAGGACAAGGTCAATTCAGGCTTGGTGATGAAATCCAAAATCAAACAGTTTGCCAAACCTAGGTGCCGAAGGTGGCCCAGTAAAAAAACACATCAGCATCTGCGGAAATATAGCTTCACACATCATGGAGGCCTTTTTCTCCCAAGAAGTATTAAGTGCTCTGAGAGTTTTCTGCCTCTCCTCtttcacaatttctctcttccagattttcagaaggcttgtTTAAGAGTAGATTTGTGGCCCCTCAATCCTGGTCaacaattcaataagatcatgcctgatctgcgactcagtggttagcactgctgcctcagagcaccagggtcccgggtttgatcccagcctcggacgactgtctgtatggagtttgtacattctccccgtgtctgtgtgggtttcctctgggtgctccggtttcctcccacaatctaaagattgcaggttaggtgaattggccatgctaaattgccccataatgttagGTTAATTGGTCAGATggaagtggatctgggtgggttactcttcggaggattggtgtgtactggttgggccgaagggcctgtttccacactgtagggaatctaacctaatcttaaATCTAATTCCTCTCAGAATCCCCCAAAACCTCTCGATTTCTTTACGTCTGAAGAATCTTTTCAATCCCAGCCTTCCTTGTGCTCTTTGACAGAGTGCGCACATCCTTCTGGAGTACAGAATTATTACAGTAAAGACTCAAATAAAAACACTGACCTGTGCTAATTTGTTTCTTTCTGGCTCACAACCTTTCTCCACAGACTCATACAGTTCAAGGCAGACAGAAGAAACATTTCCTGGTGCTTGAAAAGCATGATGTTTTCTTGCTGGTAATGGAGTACCTGATGGAAACACCACCTTATATGTGTCAGATCCAGACTCATCACTCTCCTACAGGAAAGTAAAAGGATAAATAATATACAAGCAACTGGTAATAATGGGTAAACAATGATTTACTGCATTAATAGAATTGTTTACAAGATAAAACATCTTGATTTTTgaaatcttgatttttttttaaaactagagAAAGTAATTGCTTCACCAAAGCAATATAGGATAATATTCATAATAAAAATGTTGAGCACAATCTGATTCCTCTGCAAGCCAGATTTAATAATTTGCAGCTGAAACTTCAACAATGGATTAAATATTACACTGTGAAAGGTTATGGATATTCATTTTTGCAAGTAAAACAGTCACATGAAGGGCAGCACAGGTTATCAAATCGAAGGGACACCACTACAGGCAAATGACAAATAAATATACATTCTGTAATGCACTGGTTTTCATTAAAACTGTTCGTAAATCATAGGGTGTCAACTGTAAGTTACACAGATAGGTGGTTTGGTGAATTAGACACGGCACTCAAAACTCATTAAAAAAGTTTTTTGCGCCTGAATCACAGATATCAGATTTTAATACCTTAGCAACAATGTTGCGTGCAGAGCACTCCACAATTACAGATTCTTCTTCCAATGAACTGTTCTCCTTCCCTAGTAACAATGCAGCCTCAATAGCTGCACCAACAGCTATCACTTCATCTGAGGGGATGGAATTTAACAGATCGACATCTGGGAACAGATCTCGAATCATTTGCTGCAATTTTGGAATACGTGCGGAGCCACCACAAAGAACAACCTAAAAAGAATGAAAGACACTACATTAACACGCAAGGAATTACTCAAAAGGTGTTGGAATCTGGAATGGATTACATGGGAGGGTAGTTAAGATGGGAAACCTTAAACTTTAAACAGTATTTGGAGAAGCATGTAATAACATTCAaaggtatgggccaagtgttagATAGTGGGATTAGTGTAGGTTTAGAACAGTTTTTGATGGGGCAGACTCGAATGGCCATGGGGCTTCCATTATACTACATGATTCTAATTAGAACAGACAAATTTATTCTAAGCTGGGGCTGGGTTGGGTTTTGGTAGTGATTGTTGAGGACAGTGTGGGAGCTTCTAACAGTTTCCCTATggcagatgttaagctaattggcccatagtttcctgttttctgtctcaattcctttttgaatatAGTAGTTATATTTGCTATTTTGCAATCTTAAAAGAAGTGACGAGTAAGATAGCTGAAGCATtgcttttaattttctaaaatgcCCTCGTTTGAGAAAAATGTTCATTAGATTGGAAATGGCAAATTATCTGCCATAAGAAAAGGGTTAGAAACTGTTATTAAATTTATAGCTGaacacttggataagttcaaaGTGATCAGAcagagttaacatggttttgcgaaagggaaatcatgtttaaacaATTTATTAGAGCATTTGAGGAAGTAATAAGTGCCGTGGATAAAGGGggaatttccagaaggtatttaatAGGCTGCTGCAAAggatattgtggaaaataaaagctcattccATAGGGAgaagggtagatgtggagaaggTATTTCCACAGTTTACAATAAGACCAGATGTAATTTATTTGACAGCAAAGCATGCTTGGAaggctgaatggcatactcctgttGCTATTGTGTATGCTAACTACAGCATCCAACATTTTGACATTTCTAACTTTTAAATCAGGTTTCAAACAAACAGGGGGGTTCACTGTGTCCTACAGATATTTATCTAAAAATCAGCAACAGGAACAGTTATGCTGCTGTGGAAATTTGCCATGTAGAAGTTGGCATTTGGGTTTCATACATTACAATAGTGACGACATTTCAAGAGCCCTACATGGACTGTAAAGTATTTTTGTGATACAAGAAATGTCATTTAATATATATTTTACTTTCATTTATGTTTGAGCTTGGATTTTTGCATTTGTGCATTTGAACTAATGGCATATGACGTTTCTGTGCATTTGAAGGAGTTCAATGATTAACTTGCAAGTATTTCTGTAGCAGTagtgattttaaaataaagtccAAGAATGGTAGTTTTGAAGGTGCATAGGAATGTTTATGTTGGGAGAGTCAATGAGCAAACAAAATAAAGTGTAGTGCACTGTGCCTTCAGACCAGTCTGGAAGCTGGTGGGCTTACACACAGGCTTGAAACAAAAGCTTTGTGCAAGACTTTGCTTTGGAAAAGTATTAAATTAATGATATTTAACATGATCACTGCTCAACATCTGACCACAGTAGTAATCAAAGCCACATACAAATTGCTTTAAGTGAAGAGTTGGATTGGAATGCTTGGAACTAAAACTAGCCAAACATACTCAGTATTGTGCACTTCCTTCAATTAAATCTGATTGTAAACTCTGGTGTTATtgaaatgaacattttttttcagtagagagagagaggactatGTACACTAGCCCTAAAATTAGAGCGGGTCAGAACTTCATTTTTATTGCCTTTTAACAGGATTTCCTAAAGTGTTTGCTTGAGCACAGAACCTATCAATGATACATCATGTCTGTTCATAACATAAGAGATTAATATTATCTTACAAATAACAAATATTTTCCTTTGTAACTATTACTTTCAAAAAGGGGGTGCATACACAAATAGCAATCATGTTTTCAACAAATTGGAAGAGTAGGCCAAGTCATTTTACTTCTGAAACTTGGATCATTTCCGTCCCCGACCTTTGGATAGATGTTTGCTTTGATTATTGACTATGGCCATCTGTTTCCCATATTGCCCTCTATTTGTttttggaggggaggggaagagaggagcGTTAGCCCACTGCACAGTCAGAGTGTCACATCAGCAGAGGTCCAATTGTTCATGTTTTCCTCATCTCACACTGAACATGTGTTGCTTGTTTCTGATGGTGAGGTTGAGGCTAGCATACAGAGAACCAGGCTGGAACAGTTTAATGGCAGGAAGCCTCACATCAAAATAATCTAACACTGGCATTGAATAAAAGCTACTCTGAATGGCCACCTTCGAGGTCACAAGAATGGCTGGCAAAGTAACTATGGTAGTGGGATAGTTGGGGTGGTTTCCTGCCTTTCAATGGAGCAAAACAAATGAGTTACTTTGAATCCACTGTATGCTATATTAAGAGCACATCATGTTATTAAAGAGTGCTTATGAaagaaatgggaacagtttctttaGATTAGCATCCATTCACACAATGTCAACATAACCAGATTGGTTTATATGTGCACAAGTTGTTACAGTGTAGTTTTATGAGCAAGATTTATGTTAATGTTGATTTGGTACGATTAGTATGAATGTTAAGTAAGTAGTAGTTATTCACAAGTTGATTATTGTGATGATTTTATACAATGCGAGAATGTTTCAAATAAATATGTTCTCTATGAATATTAAAGTCTATACTGCTTAAACCAACTGTACATTCATCTGTGGCAGGAGTATTTTACTGGCATTATTACAtaaaacaacttacatttatgaCCTTTAGCAGCAAAAAATACAGAATATTTATCACTCCCATTATTCTGTGTTGACAagtgaaagattagattagattagattacttacagtgtggaaacaggtccttcagcccaacaagtccacaccaacccgccgaagcgaaacccacccattcccctacatttaccccatacctaacactacgggcgatttaacatggccaaatcacctgacctgcacatcttttgactgtgggaggaatccggagcacccggaggaaacccacgcagacacggggagaatatgcaaactccacacagtcagtcgcctgagtcgggaattgaacccaggtctctggtgctgtgaggcagcagtgctaaccactgtgccaccgtgccgcccccgaAAGAGAGAGCAGTAGAACCTGGAGGTAGTTCAGTGGGTCTTTTGCCTTGCTAACTGGAAGCTTGACAAAGTTTGAAATTCAAGGgttgggtcaacatttattgttaAGCATCTCCAATGCAAACCTTAGATATTTCACTTCTGGAGAGTCCAGCTTCTTCTACAAGCTTCTGAATAGGCTGAACACTTTGAATGAACAATGCAGAACATACAGATTCAAATCTTGCTCTGAAAAAAAACgtacaattaaaataaaaatacagcCTGCTGCCTGTAAAAAATTTCAAATTCTAGAGTACACTGCAGCTTTATTGAGTTGTAAAATGTTAGATAGCTTCTAGATTTGTTGCTCATGGAAAGAATAGTCATACAAAACCCAGCTCGTTACTGGGTTTCCAGTTTAATATCATACTTCGTTCAAGTTAACCATAAAAATTGCTTCAAAATGGCTATAGGTTTATAGGTGAGGATCATGTTGAAATGTTCAATCAGAAAAATCTAGCCTAACAGTAACAAGGTTAATAACTAACAGAAAACACTGTCTTCTTTCATTGGTGCTTGGATCAAAGGAGATCGAGGGAAGACTCAAAATTGTGAGTCATCACAGAATGGATAGAGGATTTACTTTATAGCAAAGTGGTCAATAACTAGAGCATTGTTATGAATGTGAGATTTTATAAGACTGTAAGTTTAAAAACTGTCCATTTCATTGAAGCTAGAATGAAGAGATGAAAGGAAGGATCAGGTGATCTATTCAGAAGTCAGCCTCACAACAGGAGCCAATGGCTTGGTTCCTATGGAGATGGGGTGAGAGGTGGTGCTAGCCAACGGACTTGCTGAGCAATTGACTTTCAGACACCAGAAGAGTTGTTCGAGCTGCCATACCTCATCATGGGTTCGGAAACGGAGCCACAGCTGCTCAATACCAATCCAGAATTAAGAGTGCAAAGTGTCCCTTTTTCTCAAATTGTAACAAGCCTTCTAGGAAATAAGTAGCTAGAAAATGCAGGCACCAAGGAAATTGAACATAAAATCTCTAGAACAATACAACAGAGATGGAAGCCTTTCATCTCCGTCTCTGGTGCTTGGTGCTGTCGAGTTAGAAGTTTCATATAGAGTCCTAATATTACAATAATTGGTCTACTAATAAGGTTCAACACCAACACGTCTCTTGGCCTCTCACAACTAAATACATACCTGGATATACTGCAGTCAAAATCTAAGCCTTCATGAAGTGAATCTAAAAAACAGTTGGAACTTCCCAAAGTTGACAATGTGTGCTTAGCAACTTCAGCACTATTAATAAGTTTCATCATGGCTCTCGTATTGCTCTTAACATCGTGCTTAAACAATCTGTTATAAAATAAAAAAGTTTAGAATGTCATTCTTGCTGAAGTGGAGTCAGTGAGGAAAGTGATCCAACATTATCTCTATTTCTTCTGGATAAGCTCTTACCTCTGGAATTCTGAAGCTAAATAGAGTGCCAATGCTTCCGTGAAACACTCTCCTCCTATGCTGTCGTCAGTATGAGAGGCAAGGACTCTGTACATGCCACTATTTATCTCTACTATTGTAACAGATAGTGATGATCCACCAAGTTTGTAAACCAGTGCATTACTATACACGGATAGAGAAAAAGATAAAATTACATGAAAACTGTAGATTCCATTGCTTATCTCGCACAAAATGACTTTACTCAACTGAAAGCCAAAAATAGTTGGGTTACATAACCAAACTCAATGTTTAAGTGCAGATAATCACATTGCTTTGAACAATTAAACTGAATGAGTTACTATCCCTGAGATTATACAGCAACTCTATTAGAGCCCATCAGCAGATTTAGTTTGTGGTTAAATCATCTAATGAAAGTatcaattaatttaaaaataatgtataaatcccATCTCAATTCACAAAACTGCAAATAACACAAAGTAATATGAAGTATTGCAATGTAAATATTTATAGAACTAAAACTAACCATTCCATGACATCAAGTAAATTGAAATGCTTCAAATAAAAGTACACCATTAAAATATCAAAATACACCACCTCTTCTCAGTAGGTGACTCCTGTCCAACTCCAAATGCAAGAAGAGCTGCTGCAGGTTCATGAATCAATCGCAAGACATTGAAACCAGCTGCCTGGGCTGCCTGTCTACAAAACAAAGCATGTAGGACATAGTCTGACACAGATGTTTCAATAATGAAAATCTCCGATCAAAGAAAGAGTGCTGGAAATCAGTTTCCTCCCCCAAATATGGGTTAGTTAATTACTAAGATAGCTACTTATTAACTATAGTAGATGAGGCAgtgatgacaagaacagaggagcttctcgtcaaaaggaa encodes:
- the hspa14 gene encoding heat shock 70 kDa protein 14 isoform X3 translates to MDKLCVRHKKKDGRADVVANDAGDRVTPAVVAYRENEKIVGLAAKQGRIRNASNTFVKVKQILGRRFDDPQVQKHVAKSKCSVIEKDGKPRFEIDTGEELKIVTPEEVMKLIFAKMKETAQSALGSDANDVVVTVPLDFGKNQKNVLRQAAQAAGFNVLRLIHEPAAALLAFGVGQESPTEKSNALVYKLGGSSLSVTIVEINSGMYRVLASHTDDSIGGECFTEALALYLASEFQRLFKHDVKSNTRAMMKLINSAEVAKHTLSTLGSSNCFLDSLHEGLDFDCSISRARFESVCSALFIQSVQPIQKLVEEAGLSRSEISKVVLCGGSARIPKLQQMIRDLFPDVDLLNSIPSDEVIAVGAAIEAALLLGKENSSLEEESVIVECSARNIVAKESDESGSDTYKVVFPSGTPLPARKHHAFQAPGNVSSVCLELYESVEKGCEPERNKLAQIVLKDLQLKEDGNRDILSVLTMKRDGSLHITCTEQGTGISEAITIDAAS
- the hspa14 gene encoding heat shock 70 kDa protein 14 isoform X2 → MAAIGVHIGGTCSCVAVCKDGRADVVANDAGDRVTPAVVAYRENEKIVGLAAKQGRIRNASNTFVKVKQILGRRFDDPQVQKHVAKSKCSVIEKDGKPRFEIDTGEELKIVTPEEVMKLIFAKMKETAQSALGSDANDVVVTVPLDFGKNQKNVLRQAAQAAGFNVLRLIHEPAAALLAFGVGQESPTEKSNALVYKLGGSSLSVTIVEINSGMYRVLASHTDDSIGGECFTEALALYLASEFQRLFKHDVKSNTRAMMKLINSAEVAKHTLSTLGSSNCFLDSLHEGLDFDCSISRARFESVCSALFIQSVQPIQKLVEEAGLSRSEISKVVLCGGSARIPKLQQMIRDLFPDVDLLNSIPSDEVIAVGAAIEAALLLGKENSSLEEESVIVECSARNIVAKESDESGSDTYKVVFPSGTPLPARKHHAFQAPGNVSSVCLELYESVEKGCEPERNKLAQIVLKDLQLKEDGNRDILSVLTMKRDGSLHITCTEQGTGISEAITIDAAS
- the hspa14 gene encoding heat shock 70 kDa protein 14 isoform X1, encoding MVDSESVNPVKLFLSLYRCAEFPQYFLFLDGRADVVANDAGDRVTPAVVAYRENEKIVGLAAKQGRIRNASNTFVKVKQILGRRFDDPQVQKHVAKSKCSVIEKDGKPRFEIDTGEELKIVTPEEVMKLIFAKMKETAQSALGSDANDVVVTVPLDFGKNQKNVLRQAAQAAGFNVLRLIHEPAAALLAFGVGQESPTEKSNALVYKLGGSSLSVTIVEINSGMYRVLASHTDDSIGGECFTEALALYLASEFQRLFKHDVKSNTRAMMKLINSAEVAKHTLSTLGSSNCFLDSLHEGLDFDCSISRARFESVCSALFIQSVQPIQKLVEEAGLSRSEISKVVLCGGSARIPKLQQMIRDLFPDVDLLNSIPSDEVIAVGAAIEAALLLGKENSSLEEESVIVECSARNIVAKESDESGSDTYKVVFPSGTPLPARKHHAFQAPGNVSSVCLELYESVEKGCEPERNKLAQIVLKDLQLKEDGNRDILSVLTMKRDGSLHITCTEQGTGISEAITIDAAS
- the hspa14 gene encoding heat shock 70 kDa protein 14 isoform X4, which translates into the protein MDGRADVVANDAGDRVTPAVVAYRENEKIVGLAAKQGRIRNASNTFVKVKQILGRRFDDPQVQKHVAKSKCSVIEKDGKPRFEIDTGEELKIVTPEEVMKLIFAKMKETAQSALGSDANDVVVTVPLDFGKNQKNVLRQAAQAAGFNVLRLIHEPAAALLAFGVGQESPTEKSNALVYKLGGSSLSVTIVEINSGMYRVLASHTDDSIGGECFTEALALYLASEFQRLFKHDVKSNTRAMMKLINSAEVAKHTLSTLGSSNCFLDSLHEGLDFDCSISRARFESVCSALFIQSVQPIQKLVEEAGLSRSEISKVVLCGGSARIPKLQQMIRDLFPDVDLLNSIPSDEVIAVGAAIEAALLLGKENSSLEEESVIVECSARNIVAKESDESGSDTYKVVFPSGTPLPARKHHAFQAPGNVSSVCLELYESVEKGCEPERNKLAQIVLKDLQLKEDGNRDILSVLTMKRDGSLHITCTEQGTGISEAITIDAAS